A DNA window from Gigantopelta aegis isolate Gae_Host chromosome 4, Gae_host_genome, whole genome shotgun sequence contains the following coding sequences:
- the LOC121370419 gene encoding baculoviral IAP repeat-containing protein 7-A-like → MMMLNPVTLDHGYFARLVEGPPFTPGEELKFEMLRLKTYEQWNDYDKARPIKLAKAGFVYTGHSSLVQCFVCRCNKQDWNKNLDPMTEHVKLNSQCPFVRHVPNINISVFIPDDDAYKSINDLLHQQYCVSAGHHPESGGSSSVAVAAHALEPPPPTGRQLAGQPAATVTTSSDSHNYPIVARDSASAGTTQQAIGDYISRDSEAAPIREEFARFKAEAARFATFNSWPSTARADPRDLARNGFIYTRIADRVQCVFCRGILRNWTEEDNPADEHLEHFPHCPFVNGENVGNIPDVHITEGNILIQCSSIRNWTHLRPKTYILFLF, encoded by the coding sequence ATGATGATGTTGAATCCAGTGACTTTAGATCATGGTTATTTTGCACGGCTGGTAGAAGGCCCACCCTTTACGCCTGGAGAGGAATTAAAGTTTGAGATGCTTCGTTTGAAGACTTATGAGCAATGGAATGATTACGACAAAGCCCGTCCAATCAAACTAGCAAAAGCAGGCTTTGTATACACTGGGCATAGCTCTCTTGTGCAGTGTTTTGTATGTCGGTGCAACAAACAAGACTGGAACAAGAACTTGGACCCTATGACGGAACATGTCAAACTGAACTCTCAGTGTCCCTTTGTGCGTCATGTTCCCAACATTAACATCTCCGTGTTTATCCCAGATGATGATGCCTACAAAAGTATTAATGATCTGCTTCATCAGCAATACTGCGTTTCTGCTGGACATCATCCTGAATCGGGAGGATCAAGTTCTGTGGCAGTGGCAGCACATGCATTGGAACCGCCACCACCTACAGGCAGACAGCTAGCTGGACAACCAGCTGCTACTGTGACCACTTCCTCAGACAGTCACAACTATCCCATTGTGGCTAGAGACAGTGCGTCTGCCGGTACCACTCAGCAGGCAATAGGGGACTACATTTCTAGAGATTCTGAAGCTGCTCCCATTCGGGAGGAGTTTGCCCGTTTCAAAGCTGAAGCTGCCAGATTTGCCACATTCAACAGTTGGCCTAGCACTGCGAGGGCCGACCCCCGTGATCTAGCGAGGAATGGTTTCATATACACAAGGATTGCTGACAGAGTGCAGTGTGTGTTCTGCAGAGGCATTCTCAGGAACTGGACAGAGGAGGATAATCCTGCAGACGAACATCTGGAGCACTTTCCCCACTGTCCATTTGTCAATGGTGAAAATGTTGGTAACATACCAGATGTTCACATTACTGAAggtaacattttaatacaatgtagTAGTATTAGGAACTGGACCCACTTGAGGCCCAAaacatatatactttttttgttCTAA